The Ignavibacteriales bacterium genome includes a region encoding these proteins:
- a CDS encoding glycosyltransferase family 39 protein yields the protein MQESAESQTHLSGSFNSDFKAVPTSRLLFDARLWLLVAAFVVVGVFSLNDTMLYTPDCPRYLIWARSLAAFEGFKDTSNPDPSLYVVHAPFYPLLLAPLAWFFGNIIIPAKVVTILFGAALIVLFYVWAAKRSGKTWALVGAFFLALNPLILLFSTHVLSDIPFTVFIILFFMLAEKMSDAPEEERWGWMFVVVLTLGIFLREVGLTLLLGALSYLLLRKEYRRLLLVFTIPMLFYMIWYFRNEVYIAGIENPPMRNMKIFLSHAFTGGGASLVDEFLARLRINIAVYLNQAKGLILFPQYLGRLFPVVTPSNPMMSGMMTVLGYAQYPLVLLQYGLFAWGVVVTFRTMKTMLLVILFSFFYLMMVLLYPINDLRFLVPILVLVLYFAAAGGQDVAARLARLRSNRRVVFASAAFLGILLAIPNGVWTYNYVANNRVYVGNLNETSKPFLVGARTPELYVRPISLIGEWIGRQRDSSTTVLARWKELTFWINGRKMLDTDPLLSLTLFEGLLRDYNVGYIVSLITDPGIREFEFQMLQSKKFGFTPVYRAGNLEVIQVHHLYRHMPDAVNADLRKLVKPLAWVSDREQEARGLFREGIELLESDRHQEAVNMFHALLEMTRGSGYMALFKGIALEFGGQYDEAMALYDRFRYQPQAGPFVRHAWFHQMLITESRKAEVDTGKTSKAMTYHKISAGYWDLGFHKHAFDVLQLGLQADSAFAPGLIFGMYYSLELGDTTGARTFSSRTQLADSNHIMNKPVRRIFALMDSTRMAKTVEKRIGYELSLATIYYNIGLRELSIDQSLAILQRDPKNAGALELLAQCYDAKERNWPAIQILERLLAVKPDSPVARQKLAELKSHLN from the coding sequence GTGCAAGAATCCGCGGAATCGCAGACCCATCTTTCAGGTTCGTTCAATTCAGACTTCAAAGCCGTCCCGACCTCACGACTTCTTTTTGATGCGCGACTCTGGCTGCTGGTTGCGGCATTTGTGGTGGTCGGAGTTTTCAGCCTCAACGACACAATGCTGTACACTCCTGACTGCCCGCGGTATCTCATCTGGGCCAGGTCGCTGGCAGCGTTCGAAGGATTCAAGGACACGAGCAATCCGGATCCTTCATTGTATGTTGTGCACGCGCCTTTCTATCCGCTCCTGCTCGCGCCTTTGGCATGGTTCTTCGGCAACATCATCATCCCAGCGAAAGTTGTCACCATCCTTTTCGGCGCTGCGTTGATTGTTCTCTTTTATGTCTGGGCGGCAAAACGATCGGGGAAGACCTGGGCTCTAGTGGGGGCTTTCTTCCTGGCGTTGAACCCGCTGATACTCTTGTTCTCGACCCACGTGCTCTCAGACATTCCGTTCACGGTCTTCATCATCCTCTTCTTCATGCTGGCGGAAAAAATGTCCGACGCGCCGGAGGAGGAACGATGGGGTTGGATGTTCGTCGTGGTCCTCACGCTGGGCATTTTCTTGCGCGAGGTTGGATTGACTCTGCTTCTAGGAGCCCTCAGTTACTTGCTGCTCAGGAAGGAATACCGCCGTCTCCTCCTGGTCTTCACGATTCCGATGCTCTTCTACATGATCTGGTATTTCCGGAATGAAGTGTACATCGCGGGAATCGAGAATCCTCCGATGAGGAACATGAAGATCTTTCTGAGCCATGCCTTCACAGGAGGGGGAGCGAGCCTGGTCGATGAATTTCTCGCGCGTCTCCGTATCAACATCGCGGTGTACCTGAATCAGGCGAAAGGGCTTATCCTCTTCCCGCAGTACCTTGGGCGGCTGTTTCCCGTCGTGACGCCTTCGAACCCGATGATGAGCGGAATGATGACGGTCCTCGGCTACGCCCAGTATCCCCTTGTGCTCCTTCAGTACGGGCTCTTTGCGTGGGGAGTGGTTGTGACCTTCAGGACGATGAAGACGATGCTGCTCGTCATCCTGTTTTCATTCTTCTACTTGATGATGGTTCTGCTCTACCCGATCAACGACCTTCGGTTCCTGGTTCCGATACTCGTTCTCGTCCTATACTTTGCGGCCGCAGGCGGACAAGACGTCGCCGCCCGGCTGGCGCGTCTGCGAAGCAACCGGCGGGTCGTCTTCGCGTCGGCTGCGTTCTTGGGTATCCTCCTGGCCATTCCAAACGGAGTGTGGACCTACAACTATGTCGCCAACAACAGGGTGTATGTTGGAAATCTGAATGAAACATCAAAGCCGTTTCTGGTGGGAGCCCGAACGCCCGAGCTCTACGTGCGGCCGATCTCTCTCATCGGAGAATGGATCGGACGTCAGCGCGATTCGTCGACCACCGTGCTGGCGCGCTGGAAAGAACTGACGTTCTGGATCAACGGCAGGAAGATGCTGGATACGGACCCGCTTCTGTCGCTGACGCTGTTTGAAGGGTTACTGCGTGACTACAATGTTGGCTACATCGTCTCCCTGATCACCGATCCCGGGATCCGTGAGTTCGAGTTCCAGATGCTCCAGTCAAAGAAGTTCGGATTCACGCCCGTCTATCGTGCGGGGAACCTCGAAGTAATCCAGGTCCATCATCTGTATCGTCACATGCCGGATGCCGTGAACGCCGATCTGCGAAAACTCGTCAAGCCGCTGGCGTGGGTCTCCGATCGCGAGCAGGAAGCACGGGGGCTCTTCCGCGAAGGGATTGAACTGCTCGAGTCGGACCGGCACCAGGAAGCGGTAAACATGTTTCATGCTCTGCTCGAAATGACGCGGGGTTCCGGATATATGGCGCTCTTCAAAGGCATCGCGCTGGAATTCGGCGGCCAGTATGATGAGGCCATGGCATTGTACGATCGATTCCGCTACCAGCCGCAGGCGGGACCTTTCGTGAGGCACGCATGGTTCCACCAGATGTTGATCACCGAAAGCCGGAAGGCGGAAGTTGATACCGGCAAGACATCCAAGGCGATGACATATCACAAGATCTCCGCAGGGTACTGGGATCTTGGATTCCACAAGCATGCCTTCGACGTGCTCCAGCTGGGCCTCCAGGCCGACTCCGCATTTGCACCCGGACTGATTTTTGGAATGTACTATTCCCTCGAACTTGGTGATACGACGGGAGCCCGTACATTCTCATCCCGCACGCAGCTGGCCGATTCGAACCACATCATGAACAAACCGGTGCGCAGGATTTTCGCACTGATGGACTCAACGCGGATGGCGAAGACAGTGGAGAAGAGAATCGGCTATGAACTGAGCCTTGCAACGATTTACTATAACATCGGGCTGCGGGAATTGTCGATCGATCAGTCGCTTGCGATACTCCAGAGGGACCCCAAAAACGCGGGCGCCCTGGAGCTGCTCGCGCAATGCTATGATGCCAAGGAGAGGAACTGGCCGGCGATTCAGATTCTCGAGAGGCTACTCGCCGTCAAGCCGGACAGTCCGGTCGCCCGGCAAAAGTTGGCGGAGCTCAAAAGTCACCTGAACTAG
- the rpsU gene encoding 30S ribosomal protein S21 has protein sequence MISLVGIIIGENEPIDRAIRRFKKKYERSGILKEFKKRTFFTKPSVKKRMKKVKAIRRAQRTMLEEAM, from the coding sequence GTGATTTCTCTGGTCGGAATTATCATTGGTGAAAACGAACCCATCGACCGCGCTATCCGTCGTTTCAAGAAAAAGTATGAACGCTCCGGCATTCTGAAAGAATTCAAGAAGCGAACGTTTTTCACCAAGCCATCAGTGAAGAAGCGTATGAAGAAAGTGAAAGCCATCCGCCGTGCTCAACGCACAATGCTGGAAGAGGCAATGTAA
- a CDS encoding T9SS type A sorting domain-containing protein, translated as MVTSVSGLVSVEPHASVPNTFELQQNYPNPFNPTTTIRYSVPVQGRVRLRVFDLIGREVAALVDEDEVSGNYVVDWHGTDNFGSPLASGVYFYKLEGSGRQVTKKMLLLK; from the coding sequence ATGGTCACATCAGTGTCAGGATTGGTATCGGTCGAGCCGCACGCTTCAGTGCCGAATACGTTTGAGCTCCAACAGAATTATCCGAATCCTTTCAACCCGACGACGACGATCCGGTACAGCGTTCCCGTGCAGGGCCGCGTCCGGCTTCGCGTATTCGATCTGATCGGAAGAGAAGTAGCGGCGTTGGTAGATGAAGACGAGGTCTCTGGGAATTATGTCGTCGATTGGCATGGGACAGACAATTTTGGTTCCCCATTGGCAAGCGGTGTGTATTTCTACAAGCTGGAGGGTTCAGGACGGCAAGTGACGAAGAAGATGCTGCTGCTGAAATAA
- a CDS encoding nuclear transport factor 2 family protein encodes MKAILLLCSLFLFSCGTPEKKEPATFPAQEIARIEERISSLYAGLSRAYNGGSVNTDSLFDAYYEKDVRYVTAWGWTEPLDSTKSRLRNAVYHVKDFTYRIESMQVKPYSGVAYAFFVLRQNYRVDGSPLEEYLPTTLVLERHGPDWKIVHAHRSTDYETIRQYVAMQQKRENKK; translated from the coding sequence ATGAAAGCTATTCTGCTTCTCTGTTCGCTGTTTCTGTTCTCCTGCGGCACGCCAGAGAAAAAAGAGCCCGCAACGTTTCCTGCTCAGGAAATTGCACGGATCGAGGAACGCATCTCTTCGTTGTATGCCGGACTCTCCCGGGCCTACAATGGGGGCTCAGTCAATACGGACAGCCTGTTTGATGCATACTACGAGAAGGATGTCCGTTATGTCACAGCCTGGGGATGGACGGAGCCTCTGGATTCGACGAAATCGCGCCTTCGCAATGCCGTGTACCACGTCAAGGATTTCACATATCGCATAGAAAGCATGCAAGTCAAGCCGTACTCAGGCGTCGCATACGCCTTCTTTGTCCTCCGGCAAAACTATCGGGTCGACGGTAGCCCTCTCGAAGAATACCTTCCCACGACGCTGGTGCTGGAGCGCCATGGACCGGATTGGAAAATCGTGCACGCTCACCGGTCTACCGACTACGAAACGATCAGGCAATACGTCGCGATGCAACAGAAACGCGAGAACAAAAAATAG
- a CDS encoding PAS domain-containing protein encodes MNQAKNKSKAKIARTAKVQRQRRPKKPAVGKNEEVEKLIHLLQVNQIELEHQNQELRIAEQELEVSRNKYVNLFDFSPIPYFVLGVDGVTKEVNVSASTMFGVDRSKLVGKHFIAYVPLDERDVFNAFVKSVFTSPVKQSCKMKVFTKDKVVRHVQLEGVKLDNIFEPDQQCHIAIIDLTEYKQS; translated from the coding sequence ATGAATCAAGCTAAAAATAAATCAAAAGCGAAGATCGCTAGAACAGCGAAGGTACAAAGGCAACGAAGGCCGAAAAAACCGGCTGTTGGAAAGAATGAAGAGGTTGAGAAGCTGATACATTTGCTCCAGGTGAATCAAATCGAACTGGAACATCAGAACCAGGAGCTTCGAATTGCGGAACAAGAATTAGAGGTATCGAGAAATAAATATGTGAACCTCTTTGATTTTTCACCAATCCCTTACTTCGTTCTGGGCGTGGATGGTGTAACGAAGGAGGTCAATGTATCTGCAAGTACAATGTTCGGCGTTGATCGAAGTAAATTAGTCGGTAAGCACTTTATTGCGTATGTCCCGCTGGATGAGCGGGATGTCTTTAATGCTTTTGTCAAATCCGTCTTCACCTCTCCCGTAAAACAATCCTGCAAAATGAAAGTCTTCACAAAAGACAAAGTGGTTCGCCATGTCCAATTAGAAGGTGTAAAGTTGGATAACATATTCGAACCAGACCAGCAATGCCACATCGCGATAATTGACTTGACGGAATACAAGCAATCGTAG